The Ahaetulla prasina isolate Xishuangbanna chromosome 7, ASM2864084v1, whole genome shotgun sequence genome segment gcttctcaattattttctgtcatgcccccctaggaagaagaaaacatttttcgcgcgccccgcgcgactgtaaatagtatcattattaaaaaaaacgagATCAAacacgcccccctttacggagcctcgcgcctccCCTGGGGGGCGCggcccactatttgagaagcactgccttagctgttacaatgtaataagggttaaccagagaggcaatttctgtaagcagagcaataaagattaggctagaaacaccaccagaatgtttctttcctgcctttcttacaagattagccctgtaaagtagaaaaaaacaaaataagatttcttccaacaaccggttctctgaattgcttagaaagttaacaaccagttctcccgaataggtgcgaactggctgaatcccaccactgtccaggggtctccaaccttggcaactttaagacttgtggacttcaattcccagaatttgctggctgaggaattctgggagttaaagtccacaagtcttaaagttgccaaggttggagtctatCAACTGCTTGTATCACATATCCAAACCATGAGAGTTTCTGCTTTGTGATAATAACTTGAAGGGAGCAATGAATTTTCACTTATTTGAAGACTGACTGATTGGTTCTTCTCTAGTCCATGAAATTCTTAGTAATTTATCACTAATTTCCTAATTCAAAAGtatccatctttttttctttctttcaatatttctcaATATCCAGCTCTCACAGGCTTATTTTAGCAATGGTAGGACCATTTTGatttttgttatttaaaaaaaactatcagTCTTCTCTAAAACTGTCATTGCTTTCCTCGCTAAAATTtacttcttttttacttcttcaCCCACTGTCCCTTTTTACTCATTAGAtctaagaaaattttaaaaatgcttgctTCTTTTACGTTTCAGGCTTTCTAAATATCCGACAATagtctttatttttcattttttactgaaatattttaaagatatttctTTCAGTTAAAAaatagtatcatcagcatatttcaGTTAGCATTCCTGCCTCCAATATCTTCCCTTCCAGTGCTACCATtcttatataataaataacagtATATTCTTATCTCCcttcttttttattctgtttCACTGTTTCCTCCATCTCAGTTCTTACACAAGCTTTTTAttctcagtggctaaggcgctgagcttgtcgatcagaaaggtcggcagttcgggggttcgaatctctagtataggtctcctgcgtgagcagggggttggactagatgacccccaagatcccttccaactttgtaatTGAAAGTATGTGTGCATTTGTGtacaccatcaattgtgttgtaaatgttgtaccttgatgaaggtatcttttcttttatgtacactgagagcttatgcaccaagacaaattccttgtgtgtccaatcacacttggccaataaaaattctattctattctattctattctatttattaccACAATAACTCAAAAGAATATGTCAGCCATATTTGTGATATGTTTCATCTTCTGGAACGatgaatgtttctcaaccttggcaactcttaaGATGCGTGAccctcatttcccagaattcctcagtcaatatattggctggggaattctgggagttttgaagtctacaagtcttaaaattaccaagtttGAAAGTTTCTGGAAAGTTTAGGCGGCCGTTTAtcaacctgggccactttaaaAGGTGTAGACCTCAACTCCCCAacggctggctaaggaattctgggaactgaagtccctaCCCATTGAGTTTCCCCGAGATTTGAGAAGCACCGGTTGAAGCGACCgggatacacacatatacacacggcACGCATGCGCCTTGCCTTCCTTTTGGTCCGCGAGTTCCCTTTTCTAACCCTTTTGTCTGCAGGCGGACTCCATACCGCACACAGCGCTGCAACCGCAACCGCAGAGAAAGCCACGCCCCTCCACCTCACCCACGTCGGCCCAGGCTCCTCCCCGCCCGGCCGCACGTACACGTACACGTGCGCGCGCTGGGCTGAAGAGTCTCCCAGTGCAGGAGCGGCGCGGCGACTCCCAAACGTCATGGCGGCCGAGCTGAGCGACATGGCGGAGCCTCCCGCGGTCTCgccgccttttttttctttcttctcttcctccgcgTCGCCCTCAGGCGGAGGCGCTGCCGAAGAGGCGGCCGAGAGCGAAGCCGCCTccgtcttttcttcctcctcctcctcctcctccttcacctccgcGGCGGGAGTTGAGGCCGAGCCGCTCCCAGCGGCGCTGAACGGCGAAGGGGCGGAAAGCATGTCGGAGCCCAGCCCCGCCAGCCAGGCCGGAGACGGCGAcgacgaagaggaggaggacggcgACGACGAAGAGGAAGACGACGACGACGAGGAAGACGACGAGGAGGCCGAGGCCGGCAGCAGCTCCGGCTCTTCCAGCGGCTGCTGCACCGACGACGCCCGCTCGCTCAGCCCCGGCTGCAGCGAGGCCGACGTCAAGGGCGACTCGGGCGGGGCCGGCGTGGGCGCGGGCGGAGGGCCTAACGGCTCCAGCGGCTGCGGCGGCGACTCCAGTGAGGCGGCGGCCCCacaagcggcggcggcggtgtcCGAGGTGGACGCGGGGACGGGCAGCAGCGGAGGCGCGGCGGCCGGGGCGGACGACGGCTACGCCAcggggagcagcagcagcagcagctcctgCAGTGCCACGTCGGGCGGCCGCAGGGGCAGCCTGGAAATCTCCTCCGACGGGGAGCCGCTCAGCCGCATGGACTCCGAGGACAGGTCGGTATCCTTCCAGCAACTCCCCTCCGGGGTTGGggttccccctcttttttttggggggggggttgtctatATCCCCATGTGGGGTATTGTGCGTCCCTCAACAGGCAACCTCCTTTTTAAAACGACCcaccttctctcccccctccccttttacaAACAtacagccctcccccccccccccaaaaaaaaaagaaattggcttTTCCTTGATCCTCCTTTTGTACCCCGTTTCAAACTTGGATGGGTTAGGtttgaaaggtgttttttttattattattaagtcaaaattccccccctcccaccccaaatCATAGTTGAATGAGGTAATTCATAGCCTGCCCTCCTTTCCCAGCGAGATCCCATTAAAACATCTAAGTGCATGTTGTGTGCATCAGTGCTGGGTTTTTTACTAATAGAAGTGACTTtgcgggatggatggatggatgaacctCAGTTTTGTTTCTGAACAAAAGGGTAGGTGTTTTTAGGTTTGGGTTATGTTTTTAGGTTTTTAAGCCTTTTGGTTTCGTGGGCTTTTACAGGagtagcttcttttaaaaaaaaaaagtatctcgGAGTCTTTTTAGTACATATGCTCTTAGGTTTTAATGGTATTTGTATTCAATGTAAATATTAGATGAAAAATTCATCCGGATGATTCATACTACTATTTTAACTTAATTTCTCTTCTATTCAATTTAACTTAAACCTGTTCTCAGTTTACTCACTAAAACTAGCATGTTATCCAGTGGGAATTGGATTTCAACAGAAGTGGCAAAAGTTTTGATAACTAAAAAGGGGTTCAATAGAAGGGCAGCATGAAATACACCAATGCAAAACATAAAATTACTACTTAATTGCCCTGCTGCATGTGTAATATACAGGTTACAATGAAACTTAAAGGTAGATGTAATTCATCCTAAAAATTGCTAGGCTGTTTCTGGTTTTGTGTCTTGCCATATAATCATATAAAAAATCATGGCAAATGTGTAGCTTCTGGGAAAGTTCAGGGACAATCTTAGTTTTAAGAAAGTAGTAAACCAAATTTCTTAATACTTAAATTTATTTagggcagatttcccccccccccaaaaaaaagttacTTTCCCATATAAATTATTTTCCTATATAAATAcaggaatataatttttttatgcaCTGTATAAATATATGGTGGGTAGTATAAAACCTTGTCCTTTAAATTTTTTGAAACTTCAAATACTTTGGAAAAGGCTGTAAATTGACAGCCTTTTCCCACCTCTTCCTGCCTGGCTTCAACTTCAGAgacttttttctgtctctgtgttTATTAGTGGACCAGATAGATAAAAGCCCCTGGAAAACCTGAAACTTTCACTCTCCATATCAGAGGGTTGTTTGATTAAAGGAACTTAGTTGGGAATTTTTCATCACCTATATAATATAATGGAGTTAATAATTAActgcattttattttgaaataaagggttgtgtatttgatttctatagtgcCTATCTCAACAGATGACTTTGATTAATCTTCCTGATTAGTTTTGAACATGTTCATTCTGGCATAAGAAAAGTTTTCTGTAGAGGATAATTAAAGCACCAGGTGTCAGTGACACTATTATTATTCTACGAGTGATGCAACTAGTGATTTGAAGGTCTGTTACATTTTGTTACCATTATTAATCATTGCTTTTAGATGAGAAAAAACAGCCACATTAAATATCTTTATTACTTTTTCATTTCAATTTACCTTAACATTGAAAGTGATTTACCAGTATGATGCTACGTTCTTTTTGGAAGATAGGGAGTCAGTTATGCTGGCTATATATAGATTCGTCTATTAAAATTAAGATAAATATTTGTTAATACAGAGCAAGTACTGAATGGGCAATGGAACTgagaaaaatggtttagttaatGTGCTTTTGATTAAATGCTTTGATAAGTGCTAGAAAAAGCAAACTAACCTTCACAATGTTGCACTTATCAGTTCTATCTCCTTTCCAATGAATTCTGAAAATTACAGGACCCCTGCGTCTGGTCATGCCAGTATAGGGAAGCCTGGGATAAAAATCACAGGAtaaatgtttaaattatattatgtatGGAAATTGTCCCAAGATAACCTGACCTGCTTCACTCCATGTAATGTCCTACTTAAAAGGTGTTTTAGACACAACATAGATAAAGCTTAATATTTGTAACTGAAGAAAACACCATTATGACCTATTTTTTGCCTTGCTTTTATCtaacaatttttattttcatattgcaTGTAGACAGCATCATGGACACGCTTCTGTTTTGATACTAATGAGACTGCAAATATACAAGCTAAGAACTAAAGCTTCATTCTTTGTCAATCCTTAACATTAATTGTACGTAGTGGAAATGAAGCTTTCTTTGTATAGACTTAGAAGATGTAGTTTGATCGGAACTGCTCTTGTTGCTGTTTGGTCTGTTGTTTCCTTCCAGGATTTGACTTGATTGTATAACTAAGTTAGGGGCTAGAGCTCTGAGGTAGTATTTCATACCAAACTACTTTGCATTATTCTCTATATCTTAATGTTGGAGAAATCAATATGAGTAGTTTGGACCATTTGAATAGGACATGGTCTCTGAAATGATTGTTCTTACCATGTCCCTTTGTCCCAGGAACCGCCCTGAATTTTTGGtttgacttatatattttcttacaagatacaaacagattaaaaaaatgcAGAACTGAGTCTGAAATGACTATGACTTACCAGTGTCATTTACTTTAAAAAACACTCCCATTTCTTTGGTTTGTGACCAAGATAGGATAGAAACTTTAATCTGACTGTTAATACTTGGAAATCAGAATGGGAGAACTGCGAAAGgagcttttcttttaattttctttatgcAAAATTTAGCTTCAATTTAGCTTTCAGATCTTAAGTTCAGGTTTCACAAAATGCAACCAGAATAGGAGACAGCTTTTTTGTCCATCCCAACTCTTAGGTAGTTATAAAAAGCATTAGCTGTATGTAAACAGGAGTGTCATTCTCCTGATCCTGATTATCTTCTGTGTTAATGACCTGAGCACATCCTTTCAGTGAAATTTCAGCACTTTTTCaagtaaaggaaaataaaatttaaaaggagTTGAGATTGTGAAAGGAATTAATTCAAATATGCCAGTACAATTCATTTAAAGTGATTTCTGAGATACTAGAGTCTCTGTTGTGCCACAGCTTTCTGTAATGATGGATTTGGATGCACACAATAATGGTTTGtacagagtttttttaaaaaacatgatcAAGATTGTTTTTAGCAAGAAAAACCACACACATCTTCAATATATCTTTAATACATGATGTGTAAGGTCATGATTATTTATGTGAAGCAAATGTATTCCAGTGTCGGTGCTAATCAGTCCTTTATAAACAAGTTAGTTAAAAGATTGAAGGTTATTACACACTTACAGAAGCGTTTCACAGTTGTAGATCAGTTTAATCACACACGACACTTGAATTTGACAGATCCGACATTTTATTTTCTCTGCTTATAGTGAAAATACAGAATATACTTCTTTGAGGTATAATGACTTTAGCAAAGGATTAAACCAATTCATGGAAGATTTAGAGGGCTGGAATCAATTTTCTACAAAAGGATTTCTGATCATGCAAGAGAATctctccaaccccccacccccaccccttaaaaaaaaacacaacctctgCTCAAGAGAATTCTCCAGGCTATCAGCAGAGATTTTGGAGAAGTTGGCAGATGGACGCCATTGGTTATAATAGCTGTCAATTGTGATTACCTCCAGGGTCAGCTAGCATGCTTCCAAATACCAGGTGCCAGAGAATGAGCGTGGAAGAAGATTATGGGTAGAATTTCCTATttggaacagggggttggactgttcCTGTTTGCAAACTTGCAATAATCATAGCATTATATGACTTTCTTTTAAATGTTAATGAATCATCTATCTGTAGTAAGAGAAAAGTTTGAGAGTGACGAATATTTGCCATATACACTTACGATATATAGGCTTATGCATAGGAACAGATGGAGGGGAAAAGCTCGTTTGATGTTACACGTTACCTTCAGGAAGTATGCCTACACACTtcccaaaaagtaaaaaaataaaaatatttaacaatataGGATAAAAAAGATTCCCCtagttgtatttaaaaaaaaccccacagctaCTTTAATATAGAGAGGACtgttttgatatttatatttgcatTGGTTTACAGTTCCTCAATAGGGGAAGAATAGAATGATTGCTTTTGACCTTTTGAGTTCTAAGAGTTACATAGGGCGACACTTCTGAAGCATTGAATGTTCTAACAGAAACTTTGCTGGAGATTTAAATAGTTATAGTTATGTGTCATACGCAACAAAGACACGCAAGGAGATTGAATGGGAGGGTTTATGGAGCCGTCCACACTGGAGTTCTCCAGCTTTGGACTAGAAACTACCATGTTGGCTTGGAAGTATTATAAATTCTCCAATATCAGGTGGAGAACACCTGTTGTATCACTGAAGTCCTTGATGTGCTAACTGTAGGAAACACTGCGCCCATGAATACTGTAGTCTAATTActtgcatattttttaaaaaaggattctaATGTTTTGCATTCTCTAAAATATTTCAGCTTCATTTCTCCAAACATAATTCCTAACCTTCCATTCTGAAGTGAAAAAGATAAAAGAGATGCACAAAAAATGTATAGGCACCCTTGGTCAAATTGTATGTTTCAGTGAGGCATGACATAACATCTACATAGTTCAAAGTTAAGCATAACATCTTTGAATTTGAATGTCTATCTAATATTTATAAATAGATTAAAGATAAGAAAACCAGGAATATGACAGGTGCAAAAGTTTGATCACACTTTTCTATGTATATGTTCTTTTGGCAAAAATAACAGCAGcattttatatagctgcccatgagATTCCTAATGCTGGTTTTGGAATGTTTCCCCGCCTTTGCTTGCTgtctttagttttaaattggattattGATCGGAAGTTCTCAAACAGGCAGCACATGCAAGGACTTTTAAGAGTGACCTTATTGCATTTCAGCAACTCTGCATCTTAATAAACTTATCACTTATTTCTTATTGCTCTACTGTAGGCAATAGTGCTTCACATACAAGTCAATCCCATATTGGATACAACATGATGCTTCAGTTGTGAGCTAGCTTTGAAGGTTTCTTCACGCTATTTTAATCAAATAGCAGCTTTTTAGTTAAGAGAGTAGAATATTGAAGGCAGTAAGATCTTGTTCCAATATTTATTTAGGtaatcataaattttactttttcATCTGTGGTAGTGTTGTATTTTGGGGTACCCTTTACTAATACTGTGGTTGATTGTTAGGTTCGCACTTCATTTATATGTGATTCATTCAGTTATGCTAACTGCCAAATGAATAAAAATCCATTGGTGGAAATCACACAGTAAGCTACCTAAATTTGGGTTAGCTAGTTGTAGCTCAGTGTTTTGGGCAAATGTGACCAatattcccccccacacacaccctttcCCAATACCTGGCCGTTTTAACCAATCACATGACAAATTCTGAGATTTCATTCCAGCTAACTTGAAACCCTCTTGATAGATTCTTACAGTTTTATTAAGCTTGACTGCATGTGCTTGAGTAGTTTGTGGCTAATAATGTTAATGTTGGCTTTCCTGAAAGCTGTTTTGTCTACAGTGTTGTAGATAACTATTTTGCGTAATTGTTGTTTAAAGTGCATGATTGAAAATTCAGTGAACTCTTTTGGCAGAATCATTGAAGCTAATGCAGCTGAATAGTTCTGTAGTTTTTATGGGGCTCCAGGGCTCAGCTAAAATAGTCTTACTCCGTTTCTTTTGCTCTTTGTGAAAATGTGTACTTCACTGCACATTTTATTGCCTCCTTGAAACGTCATCTGTTTTTCATTCAAGGCCTGGATTTTCAAGTAGCATTTTCCATATGTTCTTTATAAACACCCTACTCTCCAGCTATAAAACGAATAACAGATTTTCCTGGTCTATCGAGCTGAAGAAAATAGtataaaattctatctatctatttatttatttatttattcgaatttttataccgccctgtctcccgaaggactcagggcagtttacagccagataaaaacatgagaataatacaagtaaaaacaacaattaaaaaatttattaattaggccgaattaaaaatatcactaaaataatataaaaccccattaaaaactaaatttaaaactaaaaccctaggctagccctgcgcaaataaatagatgtgtcttaagcttgcggcggaaggttcagaggtcaggaagttggcgaagccctgggggaagcttgttccagagggtggaagcccccacagagaaagcccttcctctgggtg includes the following:
- the AEBP2 gene encoding zinc finger protein AEBP2 isoform X1, with product MRLAFLLVREFPFLTLLSAGGLHTAHSAATATAEKATPLHLTHVGPGSSPPGRTYTYTCARWAEESPSAGAARRLPNVMAAELSDMAEPPAVSPPFFSFFSSSASPSGGGAAEEAAESEAASVFSSSSSSSSFTSAAGVEAEPLPAALNGEGAESMSEPSPASQAGDGDDEEEEDGDDEEEDDDDEEDDEEAEAGSSSGSSSGCCTDDARSLSPGCSEADVKGDSGGAGVGAGGGPNGSSGCGGDSSEAAAPQAAAAVSEVDAGTGSSGGAAAGADDGYATGSSSSSSSCSATSGGRRGSLEISSDGEPLSRMDSEDSISSTIMDVDSTISSGRSTPVMMNGQGVTTSSAKSIAYNCCWDQCHSCFNSSPDLADHIRSIHVDGQRGGVFVCLWKGCKVYNTPSTSQSWLQRHMLTHSGDKPFKCVVGGCNASFASQSGLARHVPTHFSQQNSSKVTNQPKAKEESPSKAGMNKRKKLKNKRRRSLRLVPDCAGELLTTDKRIGVVTRHARPHDFFDTQTLDAIRHRAICFNLSAHIESLGKGHSVVFHSTVIAKRKEDSGKVKLLLHWTPEDILPDVWVNESERHQLKTKVVHLSKLPKDTALLLDPNIYRKSSKGGTFSGILKDHCS
- the AEBP2 gene encoding zinc finger protein AEBP2 isoform X2, with the translated sequence MRLAFLLVREFPFLTLLSAGGLHTAHSAATATAEKATPLHLTHVGPGSSPPGRTYTYTCARWAEESPSAGAARRLPNVMAAELSDMAEPPAVSPPFFSFFSSSASPSGGGAAEEAAESEAASVFSSSSSSSSFTSAAGVEAEPLPAALNGEGAESMSEPSPASQAGDGDDEEEEDGDDEEEDDDDEEDDEEAEAGSSSGSSSGCCTDDARSLSPGCSEADVKGDSGGAGVGAGGGPNGSSGCGGDSSEAAAPQAAAAVSEVDAGTGSSGGAAAGADDGYATGSSSSSSSCSATSGGRRGSLEISSDGEPLSRMDSEDSISSTIMDVDSTISSGRSTPVMMNGQGVTTSSAKSIAYNCCWDQCHSCFNSSPDLADHIRSIHVDGQRGGVFVCLWKGCKVYNTPSTSQSWLQRHMLTHSGDKPFKCVVGGCNASFASQSGLARHVPTHFSQQNSSKVTNQPKAKEESPSKAGMNKRKKLKNKRRRSLRLVPDCAGELLTTDKRIGVVTRHARPHDFFDTQTLDAIRHRAICFNLSAHIESLGKGHSVVFHSTVIAKRKEDSGKVKLLLHWTPEDILPDVWVNESERHQLKTKVVHLSKLPKDTALLLDPNIYRTMPQKRLKR
- the AEBP2 gene encoding zinc finger protein AEBP2 isoform X3, producing the protein MRLAFLLVREFPFLTLLSAGGLHTAHSAATATAEKATPLHLTHVGPGSSPPGRTYTYTCARWAEESPSAGAARRLPNVMAAELSDMAEPPAVSPPFFSFFSSSASPSGGGAAEEAAESEAASVFSSSSSSSSFTSAAGVEAEPLPAALNGEGAESMSEPSPASQAGDGDDEEEEDGDDEEEDDDDEEDDEEAEAGSSSGSSSGCCTDDARSLSPGCSEADVKGDSGGAGVGAGGGPNGSSGCGGDSSEAAAPQAAAAVSEVDAGTGSSGGAAAGADDGYATGSSSSSSSCSATSGGRRGSLEISSDGEPLSRMDSEDSISSTIMDVDSTISSGRSTPVMMNGQGVTTSSAKSIAYNCCWDQCHSCFNSSPDLADHIRSIHVDGQRGGVFVCLWKGCKVYNTPSTSQSWLQRHMLTHSGDKPFKCVVGGCNASFASQSGLARHVPTHFSQQNSSKVTNQPKAKEESPSKAGMNKRKKLKNKRRRSLPRPHDFFDTQTLDAIRHRAICFNLSAHIESLGKGHSVVFHSTVIAKRKEDSGKVKLLLHWTPEDILPDVWVNESERHQLKTKVVHLSKLPKDTALLLDPNIYRKSSKGGTFSGILKDHCS
- the AEBP2 gene encoding zinc finger protein AEBP2 isoform X4, which translates into the protein MRLAFLLVREFPFLTLLSAGGLHTAHSAATATAEKATPLHLTHVGPGSSPPGRTYTYTCARWAEESPSAGAARRLPNVMAAELSDMAEPPAVSPPFFSFFSSSASPSGGGAAEEAAESEAASVFSSSSSSSSFTSAAGVEAEPLPAALNGEGAESMSEPSPASQAGDGDDEEEEDGDDEEEDDDDEEDDEEAEAGSSSGSSSGCCTDDARSLSPGCSEADVKGDSGGAGVGAGGGPNGSSGCGGDSSEAAAPQAAAAVSEVDAGTGSSGGAAAGADDGYATGSSSSSSSCSATSGGRRGSLEISSDGEPLSRMDSEDSISSTIMDVDSTISSGRSTPVMMNGQGVTTSSAKSIAYNCCWDQCHSCFNSSPDLADHIRSIHVDGQRGGVFVCLWKGCKVYNTPSTSQSWLQRHMLTHSGDKPFKCVVGGCNASFASQSGLARHVPTHFSQQNSSKVTNQPKAKEESPSKAGMNKRKKLKNKRRRSLPRPHDFFDTQTLDAIRHRAICFNLSAHIESLGKGHSVVFHSTVIAKRKEDSGKVKLLLHWTPEDILPDVWVNESERHQLKTKVVHLSKLPKDTALLLDPNIYRTMPQKRLKR